One Lemur catta isolate mLemCat1 chromosome 15, mLemCat1.pri, whole genome shotgun sequence genomic window carries:
- the KRT26 gene encoding keratin, type I cytoskeletal 26, translated as MSFRFSGGSRQICSRAASVRLSGGGTGFVAGNVCVGSGAGSSFSCTLGGISSGGSFCNGGGGSGSGVCAGFLGNEHGLLSGNEKVTMQNLNDRLASYLDHVRALEEENTDLEQKIKDWYEKCGPGSFRKHDHDNSRYSSVIEDLKSQIISATSCNASIVLQNDNARLAADDFKLKYENELALHQSVQADTNNLRRVLDELTLCITDLEIQYETLSEELTYRKKNHQEEMQVLQCAAGGNVNVEMNAAPGVDLSVLLNSMRTEYEDLAEQNRKDAEAWFNEKSATLQQQIFDDAGAATAARNELTELKRNLQTLEIELQSLVAMKHSYECSLAETEGNYCGQLQQIQDQIRAMEEQLQQIRTETEGQKLEYEQLLDIKIFLEKEIEIYCNLIDGEERKCKSTCYESKGCKAANSGNQVKDSTEETVVKTVVEELDQLGNVLSLRVHSVEEKSSKISNITVEQRVPSKDYNEKKLL; from the exons ATGTCTTTTCGATTTTCCGGTGGATCCAGGCAGATCTGCTCACGAGCCGCGTCTGTTAGGCTGTCCGGTGGAGGAACAGGCTTCGTGGCTGGGAATGTGTGTGTTGGGTCAGGAGCAGGGAGCAGCTTTTCTTGTACTCTTGGGGGCATTTCTTCTGGAGGAAGCTTCTGCAATGGTGGTGGAGGGTCGGGAAGTGGTGTGTGTGCTGGTTTTCTTGGCAATGAGCATGGCCTCCTTTCTGGGAATGAAAAGGTGACCATGCAGAACCTCAATGACCGCCTGGCATCCTACCTGGACCATGTGCGAGCTCTGGAGGAAGAGAACACAGACCTAGAGCAGAAGATCAAGGATTGGTATGAGAAATGTGGGCCTGGTTCTTTCCGGAAACATGATCACGACAATAGTAGATACTCCTCGGTCATCGAAGATCTTAAAAGCCAG ATTATTTCTGCAACCAGCTGTAACGCCAGTATTGTTCTACAAAACGACAATGCCAGACTGGCTGCCGATGACTTCAAGCTGAA GTACGAAAACGAGCTTGCCCTGCACCAGAGTGTTCAGGCCGACACCAACAATCTTCGCAGAGTGTTGGATGAGCTGACCCTTTGCATAACCGACTTGGAGATACAGTATGAGACCCTCAGTGAGGAACTGACATACCgcaaaaaaaatcaccaagag GAAATGCAAGTCCTGCAATGTGCAGCTGGGGGGAATGTGAACGTGGAGATGAATGCAGCCCCGGGGGTGGACCTGTCTGTTCTGCTGAACAGCATGAGGACTGAGTATGAGGACTTGGCTGAGCAGAACCGCAAAGACGCGGAAGCCTGGTTCAACGAGAAG AGTGCAACGCTGCAACAACAGATTTTTGATGACGCAGGAGCAGCCACAGCGGCCAGAAATGAGCTGACGGAACTTAAACGCAATCTGCAAACCCTGGAGATAGAACTTCAGTCCCTCGTGGCTATG AAACATTCCTATGAATGCTCCTtggctgagacagaaggaaatTACTGTGGTCAACTCCAGCAAATTCAGGATCAGATCAGAGCAATGGAGGAACAACTGCAACAGATTCGAACGGAAACAGAAGGCCAGAAGCTGGAGTATGAACAGCttcttgatattaaaatattcttagaaaaagaaattgaaatttattgCAACTTAATAGATGGAGAAGAAAG AAAATGCAAATCCACATGTTATGAATCAAAAGGCTGCAAGGCTGCAAATTCTGGAAATCAAGTCAAAG attcaaCAGAAGAAACTGTTGTCAAAACAGTGGTTGAAGAACTAGATCAACTTGGCAATGTCCTTTCACTGAGAGTCCATTCAGTTGAAGAAAAATCCTCTAAAATAAGCAACATTACAGTGGAGCAACGAGTACCTTCTAAAGACTATAATgaaaaaaaacttctttaa
- the KRT27 gene encoding keratin, type I cytoskeletal 27, with amino-acid sequence MSVRFSSASRRLASCGGAGSVRLSSGGAGFGAGNACGVPGIGSGLSCAFGGSSSAGGYGGGLGGGSASCAAFTGNEHGLLSGNEKVTMQNLNDRLASYLDNVRALEEANADLEQKIKGWYEKFGPGSCRGLDHDYSRYFPIIDDLKNQIISATASNASVVLQNDNARLTADDFRLKFENELALHQSVEADINGLRRVLDELTLCRTDLEIQLETLSEELAYLKKNHEEEMKALQCAAGGNVNVEMNAAPGVDLAVLLNNMRAEYEALAEQNRRDAEAWFNEKSASLQQQISDDAGATTSARNELTEMKRTLQTLEIELQSLLAMKQSLECSLAETESNYCAQLAQIQAQIGALEEQLHQVRTETEGQKLEYEQLLDIKVHLEKEIETYCRLIDGEDGSCVKSKGYRGPGNKIKDSSKAAIVKTVVEEIDPRGKVLSSRVHTIEEKATKVKTKSEQRVPS; translated from the exons ATGTCCGTGCGCTTTTCTTCTGCATCCAGACGGCTTGCCTCTTGCGGAGGAGCGGGCTCCGTGAGGCTCTCTAGCGGGGGAGCAGGCTTTGGAGCCGGAAACGCATGCGGTGTGCCTGGCATTGGAAGCGGCCTCTCTTGCGCCTTTGGGGGCAGCTCATCAGCCGGAGGCTATGGCGGAGGGCTGGGCGGGGGAAGTGCTTCTTGTGCTGCTTTCACCGGGAATGAGCACGGCCTCCTCTCCGGCAACGAGAAGGTGACCATGCAAAACCTCAACGACCGCTTGGCCTCCTACCTGGATAATGTTCGAGCACTGGAGGAGGCCAACGCCGACCTGGAGCAGAAGATCAAGGGGTGGTATGAGAAATTCGGCCCTGGTTCTTGCCGCGGTCTTGATCATGATTACAGCAGATACTTCCCAATAATTGACGACCTTAAGAACCAG ATAATTTCTGCAACTGCAAGTAATGCCAGTGTTGTCCTGCAAAATGACAATGCAAGACTAACAGCTGATGACTTCAGACTAAA GTTTGAAAATGAACTGGCTCTGCACCAGAGCGTGGAGGCGGACATCAACGGTTTGCGCAGAGTCCTGGACGAGCTGACCTTGTGCAGAACCGACCTGGAGATCCAGCTGGAGACGCTGAGCGAGGAGCTGGCTTATCTCAAGAAGAATCACGAGGAG GAAATGAAGGCTCTGCAGTGTGCGGCCGGCGGCAACGTGAACGTGGAGATGAACGCGGCCCCCGGCGTGGACCTCGCCGTCCTGCTGAACAACATGCGAGCCGAGTACGAGGCCCTGGCGGAGCAGAACCGCAGGGATGCGGAGGCCTGGTTCAACGAAAAG AGCGCTTCCCTGCAGCAGCAGATTTCTGACGACGCTGGCGCCACCACCTCAGCTCGGAATGAACTTACAGAGATGAAACGTACTCTTCAAACCCTGGAGATTGAACTTCAGTCCCTCTTAGCAATG AAACAGTCCCTGGAGTGCTCCTTGGCGGAGACCGAGAGCAACTACTGCGCGCAGCTCGCGCAGATCCAGGCGCAGATCGGGGCCCTGGAGGAGCAGCTGCACCAGGTCAGAACCGAGACCGAGGGCCAGAAACTCGAGTACGAGCAGCTCCTCGACATCAAGGTCCACCTGGAAAAAGAGATCGAGACCTACTGCCGCCTGATAGATGGAGAGGATGG CTCTTGTGTTAAATCAAAAGGCTACAGAGGCCCAGGAAATAAgataaaag ATTCATCTAAAGCCGCCATTGTTAAGACAGTTGTTGAAGAAATAGATCCTCGTGGCAAAGTTCTCTCCTCCAGAGTTCACACCATAGAAGAAAAAGCCACCAAAGTCAAAACCAAGAGCGAACAGAGGGTGCCTTCCTGA
- the KRT25 gene encoding keratin, type I cytoskeletal 25, whose translation MSLRLSSGSRRSCPRPTTGSLRLSGGGASFGAGNACSISGIGSGFSCAFGSSTSGGNAGGGNSCAGFTVNEGGLLSGNEKVTMQNLNDRLASYLENVRALEEANADLEQKIKGWYEQFGPGSCRGLDHDYSRYFPIIDDLKAQIIAATTSNANAVLQIDNARLTADDFRLKYENELALHQSVEADVNGLRRVLDEITLCRTDLEIQYETLSEEMTYLKKNHKEEMQVLQCAAGGNVNVEMNAAPGVDLTILLNNMRAEYEALAEQNRRDAEAWFNEKSASLQQQISEDVGATTSARNELTEMKRTLQTLEIELQSLLATKQSLECSLAETESNYCAQLAQIQAQIGALEEQLHQVRTETEGQKLEYEQLLDIKVHLEKEIETYCLLIGGDDGACKSGGSKSKDYGSGNLGNQVKDAAKAIVVKKVLEEVDQRSKILTTRLHSLEEKSQSN comes from the exons ATGTCTCTCCGACTTTCCAGTGGATCCAGGAGGTCCTGTCCCCGTCCCACCACAGGATCACTCAGGCTCTCTGGTGGGGGAGCCAGCTTTGGGGCTGGAAATGCTTGTAGCATTTCTGGGATTGGAAGTGGCTTCTCTTGTGCCTTCGGCAGTAGCACATCGGGAGGAAATGCAGGGGGAGGCAATTCCTGTGCTGGCTTTACTGTGAATGAGGGGGGCCTCCTCTCTGGCAACGAGAAGGTGACCATGCAGAACCTCAACGACCGCCTGGCATCCTACCTGGAGAATGTGCGAGCTCTGGAGGAGGCCAACGCAGACCTAGAGCAGAAGATCAAGGGCTGGTACGAGCAATTTGGGCCCGGCTCTTGCCGTGGTCTCGATCACGACTACAGCAGATATTTCCCAATAATCGATGATCTTAAAGCTCAG ATCATCGCTGCCACCACCAGCAATGCTAATGCTGTCCTGCAAATCGATAATGCCAGGCTCACAGCCGATGATTTCAGACTCAA GTATGAAAACGAGCTGGCTCTTCACCAGAGTGTAGAGGCCGATGTCAATGGATTACGCAGAGTTTTGGATGAAATAACCCTGTGCAGAACGGACCTGGAGATTCAGTACGAAACCCTGAGTGAGGAGATGACTTACCTCAAAAAGAACCACAAGGAG GAGATGCAAGTTCTGCAGTGCGCGGCCGGCGGCAACGTGAACGTGGAGATGAACGCGGCCCCCGGCGTGGACCTCACCATCCTGCTGAACAACATGCGAGCCGAGTACGAGGCCCTCGCGGAGCAGAACCGCAGGGATGCGGAGGCCTGGTTCAACGAAAAG AGCGCGTCTCTGCAGCAGCAGATCTCGGAGGATGTCGGAGCCACCACCTCCGCCCGGAACGAGCTGACCGAGATGAAGCGCACCCTGCAGACCCTGGAAATTGAACTGCAGTCCCTCTTAGCCACG AAACAGTCCCTGGAGTGCTCCTTGGCGGAGACCGAGAGCAACTACTGCGCGCAGCTCGCGCAGATCCAGGCGCAGATCGGGGCCCTGGAGGAGCAGCTGCACCAGGTCAGAACCGAGACCGAGGGCCAGAAACTCGAGTACGAGCAGCTCCTCGACATCAAGGTCCACCTGGAAAAAGAGATCGAGACCTACTGTCTCCTCATAGGAGGAGATGATGG GGCTTGTAAGTCTGGAGGTTCCAAGTCTAAAGATTATGGATCCGGAAACCTGGGCAATCAAGTCAAAG atgcAGCCAAAGCCATAGTGGTTAAGAAAGTTCTGGAAGAGGTAGACCAACGCAGCAAAATACTTACCACCAGGCTCCACTCCCTGGAAGAGAAATCTCAAAGCAATTAA